A genome region from Lucilia cuprina isolate Lc7/37 chromosome 3, ASM2204524v1, whole genome shotgun sequence includes the following:
- the LOC111675139 gene encoding LOW QUALITY PROTEIN: exosome complex component CSL4 (The sequence of the model RefSeq protein was modified relative to this genomic sequence to represent the inferred CDS: substituted 1 base at 1 genomic stop codon), with amino-acid sequence MTANSSEKKVKHSNLICLPGQRLCLSDENTIAGQGTYERMGYIYATLAGTVDIREQNNXCKFIEVQCAGSQTIVPVAGDVVTARVLQVNQRFAKCSILSIGEHVLEQNYRAMLRKEDVRSTEKDRIEMYKSFRPGDIILAKVLPQTELSCYQLSTAENELGVVVAIASECGPQSAPMVPVSWTEMQCPNTLVKEPRKVAKIVPASALKTEKS; translated from the exons atgACTGCTAATAGTTCGGAGAAGAAAGTAAAGCAttcaaatttaatatgtttaccGGGGCAACGCCTTTGTTTGTCCGATGAAAACACAATAGCTGGCCAGGGTACATATGAACGCATGGGGTACATTTATGCTACACTTGCTGGAACGGTTGATATACGGGAACAAAATAAT TAGTGTAAATTTATAGAGGTTCAATGTGCTGGAAGTCAAACAATAGTACCAGTTGCTGGAGATGTTGTAACTGCACGTGTTCTGCAAGTAAATCAACGATTTGCTAAATGTTCTATACTGAGTATCGGTGAACATGTATTGGAACAAAACTATCGCGCTATGCTACGTAAAGAGGATGTGCGATCTACCGAAAAAGATCGTATAGAAATGTATAAATCATTTCGTCCTGGAGATATTATATTGGCCAAAGTA TTACCCCAAACCGAATTGTCTTGTTACCAATTGAGTACGGCGGAAAATGAATTGGGCGTAGTGGTAGCTATAGCCAGTGAATGTGGTCCACAAAGTGCTCCTATGGTACCAGTAAGTTGGACAGAAATGCAGTGCCCTAATACCTTAGTTAAAGAACCTCGAAAAGTTGCAAAAATTGTTCCAGCTAGTGCTCTGAAAACTGAAAAAtcatga
- the LOC111674876 gene encoding nuclear pore complex protein Nup160 homolog: MESLSYREVITTNSCQEEWHEITLNTGGTHSTLQDIKVAEKAGGYCYKNVSLNHNRNRYIYWRIYQDILELSEISLDFNLYQNNLRYKFTDSPVIAVNIIEQGKNIVLLVCTVCSLHRICFPHPDSLAEGLFGGNVGANSTTVDFNDSQSFSIFKDANAAAARDPNSFYVIDNLGPANSHIPHAAASFLSSNGEEAYFALACQNQLMLYTMNCSTGHTIGHQLKEHHIMPRLFSNIKGALTGKTDTSDADHANSLVFTCINNQILLLALYRNDHLRVWSTINMQIICAINCVREGNEQRMQGPQSNALRKINDISFCAFLSHSTGSEFVCIDLQIDAGNSSGLSLQRRKIISAPQLDLTDFHVCDSRIWALWSNAEGEFSISSFSLVRGMGINWVSAAMEPPPDRYCLGIEQGMDPREAYCSYIFHPGKFERSVIAKALFMFRRSNVRFEGKHCTMTLLKEHVCQAIEDELQNEVKDFDVSDDDYLEISTRLWERFYSCCEQYHMKASQPSGLLILEPLDAVCVVKKNTFSLLRPCETIEHLMLAGEDVDADIVVPLHFPDNEREGKDLVNVVEILAQIEKWLPEDVKIDIDRKLYQLEMPNVVIEKLTEDLLAGDTEKELLPSNFLVAIRQKMQSIKDLRTAMSMLLDILRMDNGNPETMHTNFNNLNHTTRAFMSLGVLFGSQVGLSLLAETVRQNALIRFAICRNLLLLQQILIDTHSLPVDILECLRSQFMPDVLIFLQSYYVMVWISETPVNINAAAAMETSMQRLNLLQLTSGSGRIYSNGGKCSSAPLLQVFLNAKGLYTVLSLYADNFKELDNVSWQNTLMPLSTTVSQLIWAVSFNFVFGEWLFSTCQHIIIADYVRLLNSWCEWNICSRQFILAVTLLDSGESHKAYDLFLQSAKGVVKEQFLAEKILKNTPYASLVENLSVIETDKFQLKVTNQCIAQYYLKVIQLFEQHNALDHIISMAQVAIGLLDKNDPQLPMFQSIVFNNHLQLEHYEEAYHSLIYNAELSRRKDCLRQLVITLFNRKRYDLLMHFPYVGLHEEFENIVESRARSQSMDKNAIYDFLYAFHVNNGNMRKASAIMYEQSMRYQLEGDSLESLNKRFSSLLVCLNCLHLIDERYRWIAKPVIGDEYDVSNTSKDGMHEDDDDDKRSDDQTLITKTQVVVLEIKHIKMEMLHTEALIKLSEHRKDIHSFLNAGPQELSMVLASCGLFTAALKLAKGFATSVLPIFDSLAAACVRTADENPTDAWDWLQENDLADLPHRNKASDMAWSLLRKLVEDNEEESSTQIRKSVVNKLLSLQAFIPQWLHNNYKLSNCSELLHLYVRHNRLLEAAELAQEMLSAMLGAGSEYFSFKHSIAVTNPELTLPLNSIDLLLHGLKLNGEDIEYRQAHAELEDKLHKYIETATRTAQDKIEMSFQINRERQQLWKS; the protein is encoded by the exons ATGGAAAGTTTAAGTTATCGTGAAGTAATTACAACAAATTCATGTCAAGAAGAATGGCATGAAATAACATTAAATACTG GTGGAACTCACAGTACTTTGCAGGATATTAAAGTTGCGGAAAAAGCCGGtggttattgttataaaaatgtttctttgaaTCACAATCGTAATCGCTACATTTACTGGCGTATATACCAGGATATTCTGGAATTGTCTGAAATAAGTTTAGATTTTAATCTATATCAAAATAATTTGCGGTACAAGTTCACCGATTCCCCGGTCATAGCTGTTAACATAATTGAGCAGggcaaaaatattgttttgttggtTTGTACTGTCTGTAGTTTACATCGTATATGTTTTCCTCATCCCGACTCACTGGCTGAGGGTTTATTTGGGGGAAACGTAGGCGCCAACAGCACTACTGTGGATTTTAATGATTCGCaatcattttctatatttaaagatGCTAATGCAGCAGCAGCCCGAGATCCGAACAGTTTTTACGTTATAGATAATTTAGGTCCAGCaa atagCCACATTCCTCATGCAGCTGCTAGCTTTCTATCTTCCAATGGAGAAGAGGCTTATTTTGCTTTGGCGTGCCAAAATCAATTAATGTTGTATACCATGAACTGTTCTACTGGACATACAATTGGTCATCAGTTAAAAGAACATCACATTATGCCCAGActattttctaatataaaaggAGCATTAAC tgGCAAAACCGATACATCCGATGCTGATCATGCTAATTCATTGGTATTCACTTGTAtcaacaatcaaattttacttttgGCTCTTTACCGTAATGATCACTTGCGAGTTTGGTCGACAATTAATATGCAAATAATTTGTGCCATTAATTGCGTGCGTGAGGGTAACGAACAACGGATGCAAGGAC CTCAAAGTAACGCATTGCGCAAAATCAATGACATAAGTTTTTGTGCATTTCTCTCACATTCAACTGGCTCCGAATTTGTGTGTATTGATTTACAAATTGATGCTGGAAATAGTAGTGGATTAAGTTTGCAACGACGTAAAATTATTTCTGCACCTCAGTTGGATTTAACAGATTTTCATGTTTGCGATTCAAGAATCTGGGCGCTGTGGAGTAATGCAGAGGGTGAATTTAGTATATCAAGTTTTTCCCTTGTTCGCGGCATGGGTATAAATTGGGTTTCAGCCGCTATGGAGCCACCACCAGATCGTTATTGTCTTGGCATAGAACAGGGTATGGATCCTCGGGAAGCCTATTGTTCATATATTTTTCATCCTGGAAAATTTGAACGCAGCGTTATAGCAAAAGCTTTGTTT atgtTCCGCCGATCGAATGTACGTTTTGAAGGCAAACATTGCACTATGACTTTATTGAAGGAACATGTTTGTCAGGCTATCGAGGATGAACTTCAAAATGAGGTTAAAGACTTTGATGTTTCCGATGACGATTATTTAGAAATATCCACAAGATTATGGGAACGTTTCTATTCATGCTGTGAACAATATCACATGAAGGCCTCTCAGCCTAGTGGATTATTAATTTTAGAACCTCTGGATGCAGTTTGTGTTGTAAAAAAGAATACATTTTCTCTGCTCAGACCATGCGAAACAATAGAACATTTAATGCTAGCTGGCGAAGATGTTGATGCGGACATTGTAGTTCCTTTACATTTTCCCGACAATGAACGCGAAGGCAAAGACTTGGTAAACGTTGTGGAAATTTTGGCTCAAATCGAGAAATGGCTCCCAGAAGATGTTAAAATTGACATTGATCGAAAACTATATCAATTAGAGATGCCCAATGTGGTGATAGAAAAACTAACTGAAGACCTTTTGGCAGGGGACACTGAAAAAGAACTCTTACCCTCTAATTTCTTGGTGGCAATAAGACAGAAAATGCAGTCCATCAAGGACTTACGTACGGCAATGTCAATGTTACTTGATATTTTGCGCATGGATAATGGAAATCCTGAAACCATGCACactaattttaataacttaaatcATACTACTAGAGCGTTTATGTCCTTGGGTGTTCTTTTTGGTAGTCAGGTTGGCCTATCTTTATTAGCCGAAACAGTACGTCAAAATGCTTTGATACGTTTTGCCATCTGTCGCAACCTTTTGCTGCTGCAACAAATTTTAATCGATACCCATTCTTTACCGGTCGATATTTTAGAATGTTTGCGGTCCCAGTTTATGCCTGACgtactaatatttttgcaatcTTACTATGTCATGGTATGGATATCTGAAACTCCTGTCAATATTAATGCAGCAGCAGCCATGGAGACGTCTATGCAAAGACTTAATCTTTTGCAATTAACCTCTGGCTCTGGACGAATTTATTCAAATGGCGGTAAATGCAGCTCAGCTCCCCTTCTGCAAGTATTCCTTAATGCAAAAGGACTATATACGGTACTGTCTTTGTACGCAGATAATTTCAAAGAATTGGATAACGTTAGTTGGCAAAATACCCTAATGCCCTTATCAACAACAGTTAGCCAACTTATTTGGGCAGtatcttttaattttgtatttggtGAATGGCTCTTTAGCACTTGTCAACACATTATAATAGCAGATTATGTGCGTCTTCTCAACAGCTGGTGTGAATGGAATATATGCTCCAGACAATTCATTTTGGCAGTAACATTACTTGATAGTGGGGAATCCCACAAAGCTTATGACTTATTCTTGCAATCGGCTAAAGGTGTCGTTAAAGAACAATTTCTTgctgagaaaattttaaaaaatactccCTACGCTTCTTTAGTGGAAAACCTTTCGGTCATTGAAACcgataaatttcaattaaaagtcACTAATCAGTGCATAGCTCAATATTATCTGAAAGTTATACAGCTCTTCGAACAACACAACGCTTTGGACCACATTATATCAATGGCTCAAGTGGCAATTGGATTGCTGGATAAAAATGATCCACAGTTGCCCATGTTTCAATCGATCGTGTTCAATAATCACCTTCAACTGGAACATTATGAGGAAGCATATCACTCATTGATATACAATGCAGAATTATCACGTCGTAAGGATTGTTTGCGACAATTGGTGATTACGTTATTCAATCGCAAACGATACGATTTATTAATGCATTTCCCGTACGTAGGCTTGCACGAAGAATTTGAAAATATCGTCGAGTCAAGAGCGCGATCACAATCGATggataaaaatgcaatttatgaTTTTCTGTATGCCTTTCACGTTAACAATGGAAACATGAGGAAAG CATCTGCTATTATGTATGAACAATCAATGCGTTACCAACTAGAAGGTGATTCCTTGGAATCGCTTAATAAACGTTTTTCATCacttttagtttgtttaaattgtttacatttgatTGATGAACGTTATCGTTGGATTGCTAAACCAGTTATAGGCGATGAATATGATGTAAGTAATACTTCTAAAGATGGAATGCACGAGGACGACGATGACGACAAGCGAAGTGACGATCAAACGTTAATCACAAAAACTCAAGTTGTAGTCCTCGAAATCAAACACATTAAAATGGAAATGTTACACACAGAAGCTCTAATAAAGTTATCGGAGCACCGCAAAGATATACATTCATTCCTTAATGCCGGACCTCAAGAATTATCAATGGTTTTGGCGAGTTGTGGTTTATTTACTGCAGCCCTTAAGCTAGCTAAGGGATTTGCAACTAGTGTTTTGCCAATATTTGATAGTTTGGCTGCCGCTTGTGTGCGTACAGCGGATGAGAATCCCACAGATGCGTGGGATTGGTTACAAGAAAATGATTTAGCAGATTTGCCACATCGGAATAAAGCCTCAGATATGGCTTGGTCTTTATTACGCAAACTAGTGGAGGATAATGAAGAGGAATCATCGACCCAAATACGCAAATCGGTTGTGAACAAACTATTAAGTTTGCAAGCGTTCATACCACAATGGTTGCataacaattacaaattatcCAACTGTTCAGAACTTCTACATTTGTACGTCAGACATAATCGGCTCTTAGAAGCCGCCGAATTGGCACAAGAAATGCTTTCGGCTATGCTGGGTGCAGGAAgtgaatattttagttttaaacattcTATTGCAGTGACAAATCCCGAATTGACTCTACCATTAAATTCAATAGATTTACTCCTGCACGGATTAAAACTAAACGGTGAAGACATTGAATATCGACAGGCTCATGCTGAACTTGAGGATAAATTGCATAAGTATATAGAGACAGCTACGCGTACTGCTCAAGATAAAATCGAGATGTCTTTTCAAATAAATCGAGAACGCCAACAACTGTGGAAATCGTAA
- the LOC111674887 gene encoding uncharacterized protein LOC111674887, whose translation MGKLQFCRICRTEKNLKYKTKELRQLNKKQLLLANATQQGQGNNRASKKLLLTTPTLGNICHVCDERIQIFHRLDDGGHDSCSDVEIEVVENTNKALPMQFVDAIPNGGFVQSAQRPETPVIVDDDDMLFNIFMQKFDQKTQIQRHQMAEQQQADGPFVNQFHAPYTPPQSTAGGSEGDESKVIEVLTSRENTPAPTTQALPPPPHTNCNLIDSQGHRIVAIIELDDVDENDSKNNDEIHSGLLTPAASSSNELSFTESIGHRSGTLSPNKYANFKSPSNNERRQSAAAEEDDDEIVFRKVDIEQDKSPDIKKRKRKSYDEKELRLVASLSLVSSDSEAEDSPIKVQIKNSSNPPTVAETSSFVSQDPLICKVCKIKFPDSESLSIHERIHQGVKCTLCQVGFQQVKRLIHHMRRKHREYNGDTLSEKPRSGQDSCMTIRLRYMQRTTFYECQLCGRIDEVFREHKEHIIEKHANESKTLKDPIMKQLKCPLCKAKCGAQYLSLCRHLISSHEYQQYKSHLRELVHVSAFGWNAARQQEVAKTAKIFQFTRRKTFFFECKICRKVVAGYLHHLRHVNKHQAPSNEQTKVRGVTPNEIPSPLSTTLATKNSFDLGKTQNKDKLSVSKHQQKKVDNKSKKLSSKSKQNKKSMQIEKVNEKTKKIQKSNECTVQKPKLKISQKKPLKMDKSKKTALTTNIKETGTVNESKKKIQLKIKLKPKDKETKEIPSGEKFNKRRLKNESSKIKTKDNDKLRGKSKVKAKAKDADQKPQVKKVKVKPPIRQIDLQKFKCSYCLKKFKGFRLYNLHLLQQHKENEYTECNTCNKLYTNSSLTTEHIKQCPQTFPAYKRKRKFSDKSSLSGNFIDNSSQLYANTVPKKCDENFSNLKDNYLWLKDLINIKKSSRISDSKLTYNESTDTALYITKQSNIQCCYCLHLLPNGKALEEHIKQQHSQKSDILIKYKPFKSVSK comes from the exons atggGAAAATTACAATTTTGCCGTATTTGTCGAACAGAAAAGAACctaaaatataaaaccaaaGAGTTaagacaattaaataaaaaacagttaCTTTTGGCCAATGCCACTCAACAGGGCCAAGGAAATAATAGGGCTTCGAAAAAG CTTTTACTTACTACACCCACTTTGGGTAACATCTGTCATGTTTGTGATGAACGCATACAAATATTCCACCGCTTAGATGATGGTGGCCATGATAGTTGTAGCGATGTTGAAATCGAAGTTGttgaaaacacaaataaagCACTGCCAATGCAATTTGTAGATGCTATACCAAATGGAGGTTTCGTTCAAAGCGCGCAACGTCCAGAAACACCAGTTATTGTGGATGACGATGACATGCTCTTCAACATATTTATGCAAAAGTTCGACCAGAAAACACAAATTCAACGACATCAAATGGCTGAGCAGCAACAGGCTGATGGCCCGTTTGTTAACCAATTTCATGCACCCTATACACCACCACAGTCTACTGCCGGTGGAAGTGAAGGGGATGAATCAAAAGTAATAGAAGTTTTAACATCACGTGAAAACACACCCGCCCCAACAACCCAAGCTCTGCCACCACCCCCACATACCAATTGTAACCTGATTGATTCACAGGGTCATCGTATTGTTGCCATCATAGAATTAGATGATGTTGATGAAAACGATTCAAAAAATAATGATGAAATCCATAGTGGTTTATTGACTCCTGCTGCAAGTTCTTCAAATGAATTGTCATTTACAGAGAGCATTGGGCACAGGTCTGGTACATTATCACCGAATAAATATGCTAATTTTAAAAGTCCAAGTAATAATGAACGCCGTCAATCTGCAGCAGCCGAAGAAGATGACGATGAAATCGTGTTTCGTAAAGTTGATATAGAACAAGACAAATCTccagatattaaaaaaagaaaacgtaaaAGTTACGACGAAAAAGAATTGCGTTTGGTAGctagtttaagtttagtttcTAGTGACTCAGAGGCAGAAGATAGTCCCATTAAAGTACAGATTAAAAATTCTTCCAATCCCCCTACAGTTGCTGAAACTTCCTCATTCGTTTCACAAGATCCTCTTATTtgtaaagtatgtaaaataaaatttccggACTCTGAAAGCCTCTCCATTCACGAACGCATTCACCAAGGTGTGAAGTGTACATTGTGTCAAGTTGGCTTTCAACAAGTCAAACGTCTAATCCATCATATGCGTCGCAAACACCGAGAATATAATGGTGACACTTTGTCAGAAAAACCCCGCTCTGGTCAAGATAGTTGTATGACTATTAGATTACGCTATATGCAACGTACAACATTTTATGAATGTCAGCTATGTGGTCGCATTGATGAAGTATTTAGGGAACACAAAGAGCATATAATAGAAAAACATGCTAATGAATCTAAAACTCTTAAAGACCCCATTATGAAACAACTGAAATGTCCACTATGTAAGGCCAAGTGTGGTGCACAGTATTTATCGTTATGTCGCCATCTCATAAGTTCCCATGAATATCAGCAGTACAAAAGTCATTTGAGAGAGTTGGTACATGTAAGTGCATTCGGATGGAATGCAGCACGGCAACAAGAGGTGGCTAAAACAgcaaaaatctttcaatttactaggaggaaaactttcttttttgAATGTAAAATATGCCGCAAAGTAGTTGCTGGCTATTTACATCACCTAAGGCATGTTAACAAACATCAGGCACCTTCAAACGAACAGACCAAAGTTAGAGGAGTTACCCCCAATGAAATTCCTTCTCCACTATCAACGACTTTAGCAACCAAAAACAGTTTCGATCTTGGTAAAACTCAGAACAAAGATAAACTTTCTGTGTCGAAACATCAACAGAAAAAAGTAgataataaatctaaaaaactaTCAAGTAAATCTAAacagaataaaaaatctatgcaAATTGAGaaagtaaatgaaaaaactaagaaaatacaaaaatctaacGAATGTACTGTACAAAAGCCCAAACTGAAAATTAGTCAAAAGAAACCTCTTAAGATGGACAAATCTAAAAAGACAGCTTTGACTACAAACATTAAAGAAACTGGGACAGTGAATGAGtccaaaaagaaaatacaattaaaaattaaattgaaaccaAAGGATAAGGAAACGAAAGAAATACCAAGTggagaaaaatttaacaaaagaagACTCAAGAATGAATCTAGCAAAATTAAGACAAAAGACAATGATAAACTCAGAGGAAAATCAAAAGTAAAAGCGAAAGCGAAAGATGCAGATCAGAAGCCTCAGGTAAAAAAGGTAAAGGTAAAACCACCCATACGACAGATagatttacaaaaattcaaatgcagctactgtttaaaaaaattcaaaggttTTCGTTTGTATAATTTGCATCTTCTACAACAACACAAAGAAAACGAGTATACCGAATGTAATACatgtaataaattatacacaaatTCCTCACTTACAACTGAACATATCAAACAATGTCCACAAACATTTCCCGCATACAAACGAAAACGTAAATTCTCTGATAAATCTTCATTATCAGGCAATTTTATCGATAATAGCTCTCAACTATATGCGAACACAGTGCCTAAGAAATGTGAtgaaaattttagcaatttgAAAGATAACTATCTATGGCTGAAAGacctaataaatataaaaaaatcatcaagAATTAGTGATagcaaattaacttataatgaATCTACCGATACTGCCTTATACATAACTAAACAATCAAATATacaatgttgttattgtttgcaTCTACTTCCCAATGGCAAAGCCTTGGAAGAacacataaaacaacaacattcacAAAAATCAGatattcttattaaatataaacCTTTTAAAAGTGTAAGTAAATAA
- the LOC111675148 gene encoding U3 small nucleolar RNA-associated protein 6 homolog, translating to MAEILKEIQERDLSEYETIKTNGICSDEELHKLLKDRERFETKVIQSKKTPINYIEYIQFEKNTHKWVTEKEKQNGCNLTSVKKSIIQRIIRLYRNGTQQFPDDERLWKSFIQFSQKSNPGQVAGIYEKMLSYHGDKDSIWCDYALWAYESTQLLKNVKEIFFRALKRHPTSEVINLTFFDILIKETDRISNVDKLNVAERQLALDRAVLLYRNNRAKITNVSYYLKLLERCEDPKFVNCTVLLQKEIIDDILKYFSAQAIVWDYLAQRELKGYNMIDLQEITSKKVAEIQDMQTNLEDEKDPTIKGEVWKVRSLKTRIELCFRVYEKAVDAVPTEEMWSYFINAMLDLNQDVRMDGELKRHCLAKSFNMGHKSRLMSVEHYQACVEMLLKSPNGIKHVEQLLSEATETHKMALWVDKHRPRELVKLDYHKEQAENLRNLSQQGDFPHLMFYGPSGAGKKTRIMCLLRELYGPGVERLRNETMTFTTPSNRKIEVMTVSSNYHLEVNPSDAGMYDRVVVIDLIKQVAQTHQIDPNGQRDFKVIVLSEVDELTKDAQHALRRTMEKYVATCRIILSVNSTSRVIPAIRSRCLGIRVAAPSPAEMCSVLQAISKRENIALPSQLAERIVEKSERNLRRAILMLEACKVQQYPFTAQQDIVELDWQVFLRETASQILTEQSPTKLEKVRDRLYELLAQGVPPDVIFQGLVKELVRNCDMSIKAKTLEYAALYEHRMQNGAKHIFHLEAFVAQFMNIYKKFIADAMMMEDF from the exons aTGGCGGAAATCCTCAAAGAAATACAAGAACGCGATTTATCAGAGTATGAAACTATTAAAACTAATGGCATATGCTCCGATGAGGAGCTTCATAAATTGCTAAAGGATCGTGAACGTTTCGAGACTAAAGTGATCCAAAGCAAAAAGACACCCATCAATTATATCGAATATATACAATTTGAAAAGAATACACATAAATGGGTAACGGAGAAGGAGAAACAGAATGGTTGCAACTTGACTAGTGTCAAAAAGTCTATAATTCAACGCATTATTAGATTGTATCGCAATGGCACACAACAATTCCCAGACGATGAACGGTTATGGAAAAGTTTCATTCAATTTAGTCAGAAATCTAATCCGGGACAAGTGGCtggtatatatgaaaaaatgttgTCG TACCATGGCGACAAAGACTCAATTTGGTGCGATTATGCATTGTGGGCTTATGAATCAACTCAATTACTGAAGAATGTAAAGGAAATATTCTTTCGCGCCCTTAAGAGACACCCCACATCAGAAGTGATTAATCTAACGTTTTTCGATATATTGATCAAAGAAACTGATAGAATTTCTAATGTCGATAAGCTCAATGTAGCAGAACGTCAACTGGCTTTGGATAGGGCAGTGTTGTTGTATCGTAACAACAGAGCGAAAATAACCAACGTTTCCTACTACCTCAAGTTATTGGAAAGATGCGAAGATCCCAAGTTTGTGAACTGTACTGTTCTCTTACAAAAGGAGATAAttgatgatattttaaaatatttctctgCTCAAGCCATCGTGTGGGATTATTTGGCTCAACGCGAGTTAAAAGGTTACAATATGATTGACTTACAAGAGATCACCTCCAAAAAAGTAGCCGAAATACAGGATATGCAAACAAATTTAGAAGATGAAAAAGACCCAACAATCAAGGGTGAAGTTTGGAAGGTGAGAAGCCTTAAAACACGTATTGAATTGTGTTTCCGAGTTTACGAAAAGGCCGTAGATGCAGTACCAACAGAAGAAATGTGGTCATATTTTATTAATGCCATGCTAGACTTAAATCAAGATGTTCGTATGGATGGTGAACTAAAACGTCATTGTTTAGCAAAATCATTCAATATGGGTCACAAGTCGAGACTTATGAGTGTGGAACACTACCAAGCTTGTGTTGAAATGCTTTTGAAATCACCTAATGGCATAAAACATGTTGAACAATTGCTTAGTGAGGCCACCGAAACACA taaaatggcTTTATGGGTGGACAAGCATCGTCCTCGCGAATTAGTTAAATTAGATTACCACAag GAACAAGCTGAAAATTTGAGGAACCTAAGCCAGCAGGGAGATTTTCCACATTTAATGTTTTACGGACCATCTGGAGCTGGTAAGAAAACACGTATTATGTGTCTACTGCGAGAGCTTTATGGACCGGGTGTTGAAAGACTTCGTAATGAGACGATGACATTTACCACACCATCAAATCGTAAGATTGAAGTTATGACTGTTAGCAGTAACTACCATTTGGAAGTAAATCCCTCAGATGCTGGCATGTATGATCGGGTAGTTGTTATTGATCTAATTAAACAAGTAGCCCAAACACATCAAATCGATCCCAACGGCCAAAGAGACTTCAAGGTGATTGTTTTATCAGAAGTGGATGAATTGACTAAAGATGCTCAACATGCCTTGCGTCGCACCATGGAAAAATATGTAGCCACTTGTCGCATTATATTATCAGTAAATTCCACATCAAGAGTCATACCGGCTATACGTTCACGTTGTTTGGGTATACGAGTGGCAGCTCCTAGCCCTGCGGAAATGTGTTCTGTACTCCAAGCCATAAGTAAGCGGGAAAACATAGCATTGCCTTCACAGTTGGCCGAGCGCATAGTAGAAAAATCTGAGCGGAATTTGCGTAGAGCTATTTTAATGTTGGAGGCATGTAAGGTGCAACAATATCCCTTCACAGCTCAACAAGATATTGTCGAACTTGATTGGCAAGTATTTTTACGTGAAACTGCCAGCCAAATATTAACTGAACAATCTCCAACGAAATTGGAAAAAGTTCGAGATCGTTTATATGAATTGTTGGCTCAAGGTGTACCTCCCGATGTTATTTTCCAAGGCTTGGTTAAAGAATTGGTACGAAATTGTGATATGTCAATTAAGGCAAAGACTCTTGAATACGCAGCATTATATGAACACCGTATGCAAAATGGTGCTAAACATATTTTCCATTTAGAAGCGTTTGTGGCACAGTTTATGaatatttacaagaaatttatAGCCGATGCCATGATGAtggaagatttttaa